The genomic segment GGCCTGCAGTCGGCCGGGGTCGCCGCGTGCGCCAAGCACTTCCCGGGTCACGGCGACACCAGCGTCGACTCGCACCACGACGTCCCCCTGATCGACCGCGACCGGGCCCAGCTGGCCGAGTGCGAGCTGGTGCCGTTCCGGTCCGCGATCGAGGCCGGCGTCCAGGTGATCATGACCGGGCACCTGCTGGTCCCGGCCTACGACGCCGAACTGCCGGCCACCCTCAGCCACAGGATCATGACGGGGCTGCTGCGCGAGGAACTCGGCTTCGACGGGCTGATCGTCACCGACGGCATCGAGATGCAGGCCGTACGCCGGCGTTACGGGCTGGCCGGGGCGACGGTCAAGGCGCTGGCGGCCGGGGTCGACGCGATCTGCGTGGGCGGCGACCACGCCGACGAGCAGACCGCGACCCTGCTGCGCGACGCGATCGTGGCCGCAGTGCGGTCGGGCGAGCTCGCCGAGGAGCGGCTGCGCGCGGCCGCGGCCCGGGTCCACCTGCTCGGCGCGTGGGCCACCTCGACCCAGACCGCCACCGGTTCCCGCGCGATCGCCGATGCCGCCCGCGAGGTGGCCGTGCTGACCCGCACCGATGGGGTCGGGTTCGCCGCCGCCCGGCGCGCCGTGCGGGTCACCACGACCGGCGACGCCGTGCTGCCGGTCACCGCGCCGCCGCACGTGGTCGAGTTCGCCCCGCCGCGCAACATCGCGATCGGGGCCGAGACCCCGTGGGGCGTGGGCACGCCGCTCGACGAGCTGCTGCCGGGCACCACATCCGTACGGCTGACCGAGGACGAGCTCGGCGCCGACCCCGCCGCCACGGTGCTGGCCGGCGCGGCCGGGCGCCCGCTGGTGCTGGTGGTGCGCGACGTGCACCGGCACGCCTGGCTCTCCGGCGCGCTGACCGCCGTGCTGGCCCAGCGGCCGGACGCGATCGTGGTCGAGATGGGCTTGCCCGAGACCGTGGCCGGGGCCGTGCACATCGCGACCTACGGCGCGACCCGCGCCTGCGGCCTGGCCGCGGCCGAGCTGATCGCGGGCACCCGGGTGCCCGCGCCGGCCCCGCAGCCGCTGGCGGCGTAGAACCTCCGGTTGCCGGCGGTCAGGGCGGGGGGCTCGACCGCCGGCAACCGGGTCACTGCTCGATGATGTCGTCGTACTCGGGGTGCTCGGCGACGTATTTCGCGAAGAACGGGCAGGCCGGGTAGACCCGCGCGCCCCGCGTCCGCAGCTCGTCCAGCGTGCGCTGGGCCAGCACGTTGCCCAGGCCCTGCCCGCGGAACCGGCGGTCGATCTCGCTGTGGGTCACGACGACGACGCCGTCGCGGATGCGGTAGACGGCCATGCCGCCCAGTTCCCCGTCGACGGTCAGCTCGAAGCGGTGCTGGTCCGGGTGGTCGCGCACATCGACGTCGCTCATCGGCCCAGCTTAGGGTCGCGCGGGCCCCGTACGCTGGAAGGGTGTTGAAACCCACCCCTCGCCTCGCCGCCCTTGTCAGCTCGGCCGTCCTCGGCCTCGCGCTCCTCGCCGGTTGCAGCAGCGACAACGTCAGCTGCGGCCTCGACCAGTGCACCGTCTCGATCGCCCGGGAGACGAACGCGAGCGCGAGCTTCCTGGGGGTGGAGGCCAAGTTCCTCAGCGCCGACGCCAACACCGTCACCCTCGAGGTGGCCGGAGAGCAGATCAGCCTGACCAAGGGGCAGCAGGCCATCGAGGTGGCGGGCCTGCAGGTGTCGCTCGACAGCGTCACTCAGGACCAGATCGGCCTGCAGGTCTCCCGCAACTAGCGGCGTAGCACGTGCCGACGTGCCCGTCCCGGGTTTGAAAAAATCCGGGACGGGTCAATGTGGCTGCCATGACCGCCGCCTCGAATGTGAAAGGCACCGCATCGCGGGCCGCCAACAGCAAGCCGCTCGAACTTCTGGCTCGAGGCGGCTTCGTCGGATACGGCATCATCCACCTGATCTTCGCGTGGATCGCCCTGCAGGTGGCGTTCCAGGGCTCGTCGCAGGAGAGCGACCAGTCCGGGGCGCTGCAGACCCTGGCCGGCAACGGCCTGGGCAAGACGTTGCTCGTCGTCATCGCCGTCGGCATGATCGCCATGGCTATCTGGCAGGCCTTCGAGGCTGCCATCGGCGAGAGCGGCGAGCAGGACAACACCGCCAAGGCCGAGCGCGTGCTCAACGGCGCCCGCGCCATCCTCTACCTCTACCTGGCCTGGATCGCCATCAAGGTGCTGCAGGGCTCCAACTCCTCGATGGGCGACAACTCTCAGAGCAAGACCTCGTCGATCATGGACAACACCGGCGGCCGCTGGCTGATCGGCTTCGTGGGCCTCGTGGTGATCGGCGTCGGCGTCGGCATGGCCATCTACGGCTGGAAAGAGAAGTTCACCAAGCACCTCAACACCGGCCAGATGCCGCAGGGCACCCGTAAGCCGATCATCCGGCTCGGCAAGGCGGGTTACATGGCCAAGGGCACCGCGTACGCCATCGCCGGTGTGCTGGTCGTGGTGGCCGCCGTGAACTACGACCCGGAGAAGGCCCGTGGTCTCGACGCGGCGCTCAAGACGCTGGCCGGTTACTCGTGGGGCGTGTGGGTGCTGGCGTTGATCGCGCTGGGTATCGCCTGCTTCGGCGTCTACTGCTTCGCCCAGGCCAAGTACCGGAAAGTGTGAGCAACCTCTGATCTCGGTGCGGGACAGTTGCGGGTATCGGTGACCTGGGCAAGCTAGGTCGCTGGTACCCGCACCTTTTTCCTGCGAAGGAGAGATTAGTGCCCAGCACTGTGAAGGCCGTACTCATCGTCGTCGCCGCCACCGGAGCGGCGATTCTTGCGGTCACGGTCCTGCACTGGCTTCTCGCCCGGCTCGGCCGCAGGTCGAAGCTCGCCGCCGATCTGGCCCGGACGGCGCACAAGCCGTTCCTGGCCACAATGATCCTCTTTGCGCTGCAGCAGGCGTTGCGGGTCGTGACCAACGAGTTCCCCGGCCGCGACGGCGTCCTGCACGCGCTGGTGATCCTCTTCATCGCCGCGTTCGCCTGGCTCGTGGCGGCGTTCCTGCTCGCGCTGGAGGACGCGGCACTCGCGCACTGGCGCACCGACGTGCCCGACAATCTGCGCCGCCGCCGTTTCAAGACCCAGATCGTGATGCTCCGCCGGATCACCGTGGCCACCATCGTGGTCCTCACCCTGGGCGTCGTGCTGATGACGT from the Paractinoplanes abujensis genome contains:
- a CDS encoding DUF1206 domain-containing protein, encoding MTAASNVKGTASRAANSKPLELLARGGFVGYGIIHLIFAWIALQVAFQGSSQESDQSGALQTLAGNGLGKTLLVVIAVGMIAMAIWQAFEAAIGESGEQDNTAKAERVLNGARAILYLYLAWIAIKVLQGSNSSMGDNSQSKTSSIMDNTGGRWLIGFVGLVVIGVGVGMAIYGWKEKFTKHLNTGQMPQGTRKPIIRLGKAGYMAKGTAYAIAGVLVVVAAVNYDPEKARGLDAALKTLAGYSWGVWVLALIALGIACFGVYCFAQAKYRKV
- a CDS encoding GNAT family N-acetyltransferase, encoding MSDVDVRDHPDQHRFELTVDGELGGMAVYRIRDGVVVVTHSEIDRRFRGQGLGNVLAQRTLDELRTRGARVYPACPFFAKYVAEHPEYDDIIEQ
- a CDS encoding glycoside hydrolase family 3 protein → MPNHGELPELAAAVLQPGFTGTTAPDWVRRWLGEGLGGVALFARNVESPAQVAALTAQLRAERPDVLVAIDEEAGDVTRFESRHGSSRPGNLALGAIDDVLLTEEVARDLGAELANAGITLDYAPDADVNSNAANPVIGVRAFGAEPQLVARHSAAFVRGLQSAGVAACAKHFPGHGDTSVDSHHDVPLIDRDRAQLAECELVPFRSAIEAGVQVIMTGHLLVPAYDAELPATLSHRIMTGLLREELGFDGLIVTDGIEMQAVRRRYGLAGATVKALAAGVDAICVGGDHADEQTATLLRDAIVAAVRSGELAEERLRAAAARVHLLGAWATSTQTATGSRAIADAAREVAVLTRTDGVGFAAARRAVRVTTTGDAVLPVTAPPHVVEFAPPRNIAIGAETPWGVGTPLDELLPGTTSVRLTEDELGADPAATVLAGAAGRPLVLVVRDVHRHAWLSGALTAVLAQRPDAIVVEMGLPETVAGAVHIATYGATRACGLAAAELIAGTRVPAPAPQPLAA